A window of SAR324 cluster bacterium genomic DNA:
GTTCTTCCCAAAGTGGCCCTTTGATTGGACCTGGACACACAGCATTGACCAGAATTTTATCTCCTGCGAGATAATTAGCCATGTCCTTTGTAAGCATGTTCAGTGCGGCCTTGACTGAGTCATAATCAACCAACCCTCCCGGTTGCTTTCCAAAAATGGAAGAGATGTTGATGATTCTTCCTCCACCTCTTTTCCTTAAATTCGGAATTGCAGCTCTGGAGGCATGCAAAGGGCCAAAGTACATCAAGTCCATACTTTCTCTGATCACCCCTTCATCGTGACTGAGAAGATCACTCAATTGCCCCGCACCAGCATTATTAACTAGGATGTCCATGCCCCCAAAGTGAGCTACTGACTCATTTACGAATTTTTCATTCTCTTCACGCTTCCGAAGATCAGCTTCTACAGTCAAAACCTTGACTGTATCACTTCTCAATCTGTTGGCAACTTCCTCCAGTTTAGCTTTGTTACGCCCACAAAGTGAAAGATGACACCCTTCTGAGGCTAGCATTTCAGCACAAGCTTTGCCTAACCCTCTGCTTGCACCTGTGATTAAAGCAACTTTTTCCTTTAATTGAAGATCCATGTTCTTATCCCTGTAAAGATCGGAAGTGAATGAAATCTCAGTAGATCACCTATAAAAATTTGGAAAGGTTGCGGACATGGGTTAATTCCAATTCGGATAGCCGCTTCCCTCAAATACTATTCATTTGAATCAGATAGCATGATCCCATGCTTAGCGGCCGCACCTAAAGCCTTGCTGACGTCGATTACTCTGGGCCCTAGACGATCCA
This region includes:
- a CDS encoding SDR family NAD(P)-dependent oxidoreductase; this encodes MDLQLKEKVALITGASRGLGKACAEMLASEGCHLSLCGRNKAKLEEVANRLRSDTVKVLTVEADLRKREENEKFVNESVAHFGGMDILVNNAGAGQLSDLLSHDEGVIRESMDLMYFGPLHASRAAIPNLRKRGGGRIINISSIFGKQPGGLVDYDSVKAALNMLTKDMANYLAGDKILVNAVCPGPIKGPLWEEPGGLGDQLGGFLGMPGPDAIEAFANQNIPLGHYGDPEDVSALVAYLASPHGKFITGQAINVDGGMVKTLI